GAAACACCTGAAGAATTAATCATGTGggaccatgcacacacacacacacacatatatttatttatttaaagggaATCGGTCCTTGATATCTGACATTATACGCTCTATGAACTAAggagaaacacagcagacagcatgTTAATACAGTCTGTTAAAATAAGAGTTGCTTATCATATCTGATCATCATTGTCCACATTCAAACATACATGTACGGTTACATATAAACTGAATTAATTATGTTCACAGGGTACAAATTAGAGAAAACAAATTCATTAGATTTATTGAGGTAGAGTCTACAAGTTAAACATTAAATCAATATGTTCGTTTCAGTGGGTTGTTTTTGCTCCCACATCATTCATGACGTCCCAATTCCCACCAGCAGAGCCACCAGAAAGCTGATGTTCCCCAGGAGGAACAGCGCCACCAGCAGGAGATCAGCTGTGATCTGACACAACAATAATGTTTGCATCAGAAATCAGCTGCTggttattattacatttattttaggttttttttcttaccatgTTCGATTCCAAAGAATCTGTGAcccaaagaaaagacaaagttaaagctgctgcaggaaacagtCACATGATTACACGAacaattaacattttaacactaaAGCTCAAAGTTAAaggtttaataataataataataataataacaataatgaacaGTGTAGTCACCCGCTCTGTTAACCTTCCACTTTACATGAACTTCCATCAGGATGAAGAACAAAACCTCCCAGCTGACAAAACCACCCATCACCTTCATCAGCCATTGGTCCGGACTGCTGTCAATCAACTTCAGGCCTGTAAATATGGCTGCCACTGTGTAATGTCACATAGAAGAAGACTAGTAGAGGCGGTCAGTGATTCATAAACAGACATGAGATCAGATCTTACCAGCTAAAGCTTTGATGACCAGAGCGTTCAGAACATGAGACCAGTAGAACAGGTACCTcctgtaaacaggaaacagctgatcagctgatataataaataaaaaaatgagaTGAACCACGCTggtcttaaaacacacacacacacacacacacagggtacGTACAGTGGGTGCTGAGGTCCACAGCGCAGCAGAGCCAGGATGGGCTGGAAGAAAGAGAAGCTCATCACCAGGCAGCCCAACACTGGATGAGCTCCCtgtagacacacagacacagtcactgGTTTAagtacagtcacacacacacacacacacacacacacaggattgaCCTCAGAGGGTTTGATGAGTCCCTGCTGTACTCACTTCAGACCAGGTCTGGACATGTGAGAAGGGGAGGATGAAGGCGATGACTGTGGCTGCTGTAGTCACACTCATCACTACGACATGGACCTGGAGGATGCAAACAGATCAAACATGGACTGAGCTGGACCAAGCTGGTCTGGATGGACCGAGAACACAGATAagcttgtatttatttttcttttccgtTTTTTATTATCTTCACATGAATCTGAATtttaatggatgtttttttctgatctAATGAGGAAACATGAAGAAGTGATTCTGTGTCTCACCAAAAACCAGACGTCTTTGCCCCACAGCGTCTGTCCTTTGGCCATGCCCCTCAGATACCTGGCTACCATCATCCCCAGAGACCCTGCGGTCATCCAGGCTGTCAGCATCAGAGCTCCTGAAACAGAGTCCACCGTGAGAGTCCTGAACACAGCAGCGTTCACATCATCTGGTCCTCTAGTCCCAGCATCAAACCTCAGAGACGACACCTCCCTCTGAGCTTCACCCCTCTGGACCAGGTATGTCAGTGCTAGCTTTAGTGTTAGCTGTTAGCCTCAGTGTTCAGTCTGAGGCTAACAGACTCACCATGGGCTCTGATGATCGGAGGCTGTCCAGCTTCTCTGATGGTCTGAGGTCTGGAGATGTGGACCTTGTCAGTGCTGATGAAGGTAGCTGTGTGGAACTGGATCTGACCTGCAGGGACGCACAGACTGAGATCAGTGTTCCAGGTCGAGGTCTCAGTAGAACTGCGGAGGGTTCAGCCTCCTCCACCCTACCTCTGCTGCTGGGCCCATGAGCAAACAGGAGGTAGTAGGAGTTTTTGAGGCCGGTGCTCCTCTGAGTGGAGATGGAGTTCATGgaggtgaagcagcagctgatcactctgtcctctgctgACACTGTGAGCTCGGAGACGTTCCCCTGGTGGACCAGGAGAGGAACCAGTTCAGTTCACAGTCCATTacatatgttatatatgttatatatagGCTACATGTGTGTCAGTACCAGAGGAACAGCTTGTGGAGTGGTTCGACCTGTAGAGAAGACGCGCTGTAACCTCACCAGACCATCACTGCCAACACCACAGACATAGATGTCATCGTTTCCCTGACGACAGACACAAACAATGAAGACCAGTgacttacatgtttttatttccagtcaCAAGGACTTGGAtcattctttaaaaacaacatccCAACATGTGCTGAAGGGATTGGAAAAGAAGGTTGAGTGTTAGCCTCGGTGTCAGCCCCGGTGTCAGCCCCAGTGTTAGCCAGTGTCAGCCTCAGTGTTAGCCTTAGTGTTAGCCTCGGTGTCAGCCCCGGTGTCAGCCCCAGTGTTAGCCAGTGTCAGCCTCAGTGTTAGCCAGTGTCAGCCTCAGTGTTAGCCTTAGTGTTAGCCTCGGTGTCAGCCCCAGTGTCAGCCTCAGTGTTAGCCAGTGTCAGCCTCAGTGTTAGCCTCAGTGTTAGCCTCGGTGTCAGCCTCAGTGTTAGCCTCGGTGTCAGCCTCAGTGTTAGCCTCAGTGTTAGCCTTAGTGTGAGCTCAGTGTTAGCCTTAGTGTGAGCTCAGTGTTAGCCTCAGTATGAGCCCCAGTGTTAGACTCAGTGTTAGCCTCAGTTTCAGCCTCAGTGTGAGCTCAGTGTTAGCCTCAGTGTTAGCCTCAGTGTTAGCCTCAGTATGAGCCCCAGTGTTAGCCTCAGTGTTAACTAGAGTGTCAGCCTCAACATCTGTGACCTCTGATTCACCTGTCTCTACATACAGTAGATCTGCAGAGACGTTACCTGTATCTTCAGAGACCTCAAGGTACAAACAAATGACATAAGCAGGTCATCATTAATAATCATCATTACCATCATCTGATCATCTGAGAATCCGAACGAGACGTATCCATCGGACGGCCCTGTCAGCTCATAGCGGACGGCTGCATCACTGGGAGACAACATCATGGCTGACATGAAGTAACAGTCAGCGCTGACTGCAGGGTCACAGTCTGAAGGCTGACTGAAACACACCTTGGTCACACCACAGTCCGCTCTGGAGATTTTCTCCTGTAGGAGAGAAAGCTTCATGATCATGTTAATATTCACAGTTCGATCCTGATGACAACAGGATTCACCTGGAGTCTACTACAGAGTTTGTAGATAGATAcatactttattaatcccctaggggaaattcatgtgtccattagctaactgttgataataataataaaaacagttaataacaaatgaacaatattAATTAGATTAGTTCACTTCCTTTGGCTGCGGTGTTGTGAGActgcctgatggcagtgggaacaaaagAGCTCCTGAACCTCTGTTCTGCAGAGGTAGAGGTAATTAGTGAATTAAACTATGTTGGCATTTGACATGAAATATAAATTGAATGTAATGGAGGCCTTTTGAAAATCATTCAAATGATCTTGacaaactgaagtaaaaacctgtttctgctctgtgaggactggatctggatctgacaCGTTAGTTTGGTTGTTTGGCAGCAAGCTTCGTACATTGCTCCTAATCACCATTACTTACAGCTGGTT
This DNA window, taken from Seriola aureovittata isolate HTS-2021-v1 ecotype China chromosome 20, ASM2101889v1, whole genome shotgun sequence, encodes the following:
- the zgc:163022 gene encoding putative ferric-chelate reductase 1 isoform X4: MRTVELDHVCVMDHVALLLLCVAPVARCYSSGQVVDSCEDMRPHHSGLSPQTVPAPFSVTAEHSSYKPGEQVTVQLQALGSTPFTGFLLQAREVGGQSPVGSFTLTSGATQLLTCSQRPNSAVSHRSGSVKTSIQVTWSPESTTDRKPVHFHASFAQNFRTFWVSVTSPTVTFINNSTGGSETPPPSPTTTSPLPNTTILQPAEPAEKISRADCGVTKVCFSQPSDCDPAVSADCYFMSAMMLSPSDAAVRYELTGPSDGYVSFGFSDDQMMGNDDIYVCGVGSDGLVRLQRVFSTGRTTPQAVPLGNVSELTVSAEDRVISCCFTSMNSISTQRSTGLKNSYYLLFAHGPSSRGQIQFHTATFISTDKVHISRPQTIREAGQPPIIRAHGALMLTAWMTAGSLGMMVARYLRGMAKGQTLWGKDVWFLVHVVVMSVTTAATVIAFILPFSHVQTWSEGAHPVLGCLVMSFSFFQPILALLRCGPQHPLRYLFYWSHVLNALVIKALADSLESNMITADLLLVALFLLGNISFLVALLVGIGTS
- the zgc:163022 gene encoding putative ferric-chelate reductase 1 isoform X3; this encodes MRTVELDHVCVMDHVALLLLCVAPVARCYSSGQVVDSCEDMRPHHSGLSPQTVPAPFSVTAEHSSYKPGEQVTVQLQALGSTPFTGFLLQAREVGGQSPVGSFTLTSGATQLLTCSQRPNSAVSHRSGSVKTSIQVTWSPESTTDRKPVHFHASFAQNFRTFWVSVTSPTVTFINNSTGGSETPPPSPTTTSPLPNTTILQPAEPAEKISRADCGVTKVCFSQPSDCDPAVSADCYFMSAMMLSPSDAAVRYELTGPSDGYVSFGFSDDQMMGNDDIYVCGVGSDGLVRLQRVFSTGRTTPQAVPLGNVSELTVSAEDRVISCCFTSMNSISTQRSTGLKNSYYLLFAHGPSSRGQIQFHTATFISTDKVHISRPQTIREAGQPPIIRAHGALMLTAWMTAGSLGMMVARYLRGMAKGQTLWGKDVWFLVHVVVMSVTTAATVIAFILPFSHVQTWSEPILALLRCGPQHPLRYLFYWSHVLNALVIKALAVAAIFTGLKLIDSSPDQWLMKVMGGFVSWEVLFFILMEVHVKWKVNRADSLESNMITADLLLVALFLLGNISFLVALLVGIGTS
- the zgc:163022 gene encoding putative ferric-chelate reductase 1 isoform X2 → MRTVELDHVCVMDHVALLLLCVAPVARCYSSGQVVDSCEDMRPHHSGLSPQTVPAPFSVTAEHSSYKPGEQVTVQLQALGSTPFTGFLLQAREVGGQSPVGSFTLTSGATQLLTCSQRPNSAVSHRSGSVKTSIQVTWSPESTTDRKPVHFHASFAQNFRTFWVSVTSPTVTFINNSTGGSETPPPSPTTTSPLPNTTILQPAEPAEKISRADCGVTKVCFSQPSDCDPAVSADCYFMSAMMLSPSDAAVRYELTGPSDGYVSFGFSDDQMMGNDDIYVCGVGSDGLVRLQRVFSTGRTTPQAVPLGNVSELTVSAEDRVISCCFTSMNSISTQRSTGLKNSYYLLFAHGPSSRGQIQFHTATFISTDKVHISRPQTIREAGQPPIIRAHGALMLTAWMTAGSLGMMVARYLRGMAKGQTLWGKDVWFLVHVVVMSVTTAATVIAFILPFSHVQTWSEGAHPVLGCLVMSFSFFQPILALLRCGPQHPLRYLFYWSHVLNALVIKALAGLKLIDSSPDQWLMKVMGGFVSWEVLFFILMEVHVKWKVNRADSLESNMITADLLLVALFLLGNISFLVALLVGIGTS
- the zgc:163022 gene encoding putative ferric-chelate reductase 1 isoform X1, which translates into the protein MRTVELDHVCVMDHVALLLLCVAPVARCYSSGQVVDSCEDMRPHHSGLSPQTVPAPFSVTAEHSSYKPGEQVTVQLQALGSTPFTGFLLQAREVGGQSPVGSFTLTSGATQLLTCSQRPNSAVSHRSGSVKTSIQVTWSPESTTDRKPVHFHASFAQNFRTFWVSVTSPTVTFINNSTGGSETPPPSPTTTSPLPNTTILQPAEPAEKISRADCGVTKVCFSQPSDCDPAVSADCYFMSAMMLSPSDAAVRYELTGPSDGYVSFGFSDDQMMGNDDIYVCGVGSDGLVRLQRVFSTGRTTPQAVPLGNVSELTVSAEDRVISCCFTSMNSISTQRSTGLKNSYYLLFAHGPSSRGQIQFHTATFISTDKVHISRPQTIREAGQPPIIRAHGALMLTAWMTAGSLGMMVARYLRGMAKGQTLWGKDVWFLVHVVVMSVTTAATVIAFILPFSHVQTWSEGAHPVLGCLVMSFSFFQPILALLRCGPQHPLRYLFYWSHVLNALVIKALAVAAIFTGLKLIDSSPDQWLMKVMGGFVSWEVLFFILMEVHVKWKVNRADSLESNMITADLLLVALFLLGNISFLVALLVGIGTS